The Calditerrivibrio nitroreducens DSM 19672 genome window below encodes:
- a CDS encoding LptA/OstA family protein, which produces MRNRGVFVLFFILFSVLVFADEKFPVNIEADSVKYFGKEQYSLFTGNVKATYKDTKVYSDSMKVVFDSKKEVEFIYCSGNVKMVKEGMYSLSKEAELKMKENILVLKGDAKVWQGENYLEGEEVIVYNNDNRVVVNRAENKRVKVIFYPDNKTEGSLSGNKDKEPKKDIQKKNGSK; this is translated from the coding sequence ATGCGAAATAGAGGAGTTTTTGTACTGTTTTTTATACTATTTTCGGTACTTGTTTTTGCTGATGAAAAATTCCCTGTTAATATAGAGGCTGATAGTGTAAAATATTTTGGTAAGGAGCAATATTCTCTATTTACAGGTAATGTAAAAGCTACTTATAAAGATACCAAGGTATATTCTGATAGTATGAAAGTGGTTTTCGATAGTAAAAAAGAGGTTGAGTTTATCTACTGCTCTGGCAATGTTAAAATGGTTAAGGAGGGGATGTATTCCCTTTCAAAAGAAGCAGAGTTGAAGATGAAAGAGAATATACTTGTGTTAAAAGGTGATGCAAAGGTCTGGCAGGGTGAAAATTATCTTGAAGGTGAAGAAGTAATAGTATATAATAATGATAACAGGGTAGTAGTAAACAGAGCAGAAAACAAAAGAGTAAAAGTAATTTTCTATCCTGACAACAAAACAGAAGGTAGCTTAAGTGGGAATAAGGACAAAGAACCTAAAAAAGATATACAAAAAAAGAACGGTAGTAAATAA
- the hprK gene encoding HPr(Ser) kinase/phosphatase — MKKIQVQELLSEEISDLKLKLIYGKEFLKERYISSFRIQKPGLALAGFTDHIHPERVQIFGNTEISYVNSLTSEQRLNAFENFCKKRVSCVIVTKNLKIPKELVCCVKKYEIPLFRTEIVSSRLIQEIMFFLEDKLAPETVIHGVLVDVYGVGVLILGRSGIGKSECALELVKRGHRLVADDAIHIKKKQDILIGTSNDLLTYNIELRGLGILNIKDMFGVSAIRMRKRIEIVISFVDWNSEESYDRTGLDKKIYNIMDIELPHLILPVSPGRNMAVIIEAAARNHLLKLMGYDAAQEFQDRLMKKMEENRKLEINRIMMNQGVE; from the coding sequence GTGAAAAAGATACAGGTACAGGAACTTCTCTCTGAAGAGATCAGTGATCTCAAGTTAAAGCTTATTTATGGCAAGGAATTTCTAAAAGAGAGATATATATCGAGTTTCAGGATACAGAAACCGGGTCTTGCTCTTGCCGGTTTTACTGATCATATCCATCCGGAAAGGGTGCAGATATTTGGTAATACAGAGATATCTTACGTCAATTCGCTGACTTCTGAGCAGAGGTTAAATGCTTTTGAGAATTTTTGTAAAAAGAGGGTCAGTTGTGTTATTGTCACAAAGAATCTGAAAATTCCCAAAGAGCTTGTTTGTTGTGTAAAGAAGTATGAAATACCTCTATTTAGGACCGAGATTGTCAGCTCCCGTTTAATTCAAGAAATAATGTTTTTTTTGGAAGATAAACTGGCGCCTGAAACTGTTATTCACGGTGTGCTGGTGGATGTCTATGGAGTGGGGGTTCTAATCCTTGGTAGAAGCGGTATAGGTAAGAGTGAGTGTGCTCTTGAACTTGTAAAGCGGGGGCATCGTCTTGTGGCGGATGATGCCATTCATATAAAGAAAAAGCAGGATATACTAATTGGAACGAGTAACGATCTCTTGACATACAATATAGAGTTAAGGGGGCTTGGGATTTTAAACATCAAAGATATGTTTGGTGTAAGTGCCATAAGGATGCGAAAACGTATTGAGATCGTAATAAGCTTTGTGGATTGGAATAGTGAAGAGTCTTACGACAGAACAGGGCTTGATAAAAAAATTTACAATATAATGGATATCGAACTTCCCCATCTTATCCTTCCGGTTTCTCCTGGTAGAAATATGGCCGTTATCATTGAGGCAGCAGCAAGAAACCATCTTTTAAAGCTTATGGGGTATGATGCTGCCCAAGAATTTCAAGATAGGCTGATGAAAAAGATGGAGGAGAATAGAAAGCTGGAGATAAACCGTATAATGATGAATCAGGGTGTGGAGTAG
- the hpf gene encoding ribosome hibernation-promoting factor, HPF/YfiA family — protein MNIQITGKNIELTDAIRSYVEKKVSRLKKYFEQVLDVQVILDVQKNVHLAEILVNAKGVFLKGLEKSEDLYASIDLSVDKIERQLVKYKEKLKTKKLMEKDFEKPLTLNIYEHSSVVEKDAPQIIVSKQIPVKPMDVEEAVMQMDLLNKNFFVFRNASSGEVSVVYRRDDGNIGLIEP, from the coding sequence ATGAATATTCAAATTACTGGAAAAAACATCGAGCTTACCGATGCTATCAGGAGTTATGTAGAAAAGAAGGTGTCAAGACTCAAGAAATATTTTGAACAGGTTCTGGATGTGCAGGTAATTCTTGATGTTCAGAAGAATGTACACCTTGCAGAGATTCTTGTGAATGCAAAAGGTGTATTTTTAAAAGGTCTTGAGAAATCAGAGGATCTTTATGCATCAATTGATCTGTCTGTGGATAAAATCGAGAGACAGCTTGTGAAATACAAGGAGAAACTTAAAACTAAAAAACTTATGGAAAAAGATTTTGAAAAGCCACTCACATTAAATATTTATGAACACTCAAGTGTTGTGGAGAAAGATGCCCCACAAATAATTGTTAGCAAACAGATACCTGTCAAGCCTATGGATGTGGAAGAAGCGGTTATGCAGATGGATCTTTTGAATAAGAATTTTTTTGTTTTTAGAAATGCATCATCTGGTGAGGTTAGCGTAGTTTATAGAAGGGATGATGGGAATATCGGTTTGATAGAACCTTAG
- the lptB gene encoding LPS export ABC transporter ATP-binding protein, which produces MGIRTKNLKKIYKKRTVVNNVSIEVKEGEVVGLLGPNGAGKTTTFYMVVGIVNPDGGNIYFDDEDITELPIYIRAKKGISYLPQESSIFRKMTVYDNIYASLEINFRDKSYIRDRVEELISDFNLTKVKDSMGFSLSGGERRRVEIARCLATNPKIILLDEPFAGIDPISVVDIQKMIHKLKNMGIGVLITDHNVRETLKITERAYILTDGEVLAEGEPELIVENPEVIRRYLGEDFSL; this is translated from the coding sequence GTGGGAATAAGGACAAAGAACCTAAAAAAGATATACAAAAAAAGAACGGTAGTAAATAACGTATCTATAGAAGTAAAAGAGGGTGAAGTAGTAGGCCTTTTGGGTCCAAATGGAGCTGGGAAAACCACTACTTTTTATATGGTGGTGGGGATTGTGAATCCAGATGGTGGTAATATATATTTTGATGATGAAGATATAACCGAATTGCCCATATACATAAGAGCCAAGAAAGGGATCAGCTATCTTCCTCAGGAATCTTCCATATTTAGAAAGATGACCGTTTATGACAATATCTATGCATCCCTTGAGATCAATTTTAGAGATAAAAGCTATATTAGAGATAGAGTTGAAGAGCTTATTTCAGATTTTAATCTTACTAAGGTAAAAGATAGTATGGGGTTTTCTTTGAGTGGTGGTGAAAGAAGAAGGGTGGAGATTGCCCGTTGTCTTGCCACCAATCCCAAAATAATCCTTCTTGATGAGCCATTTGCTGGTATTGATCCTATATCTGTGGTTGATATCCAGAAAATGATACACAAACTTAAAAATATGGGGATAGGTGTACTTATTACCGATCACAACGTGAGAGAAACGCTGAAAATAACAGAAAGGGCTTATATCCTTACCGATGGTGAAGTGTTGGCGGAAGGGGAACCGGAGTTGATAGTAGAAAATCCTGAAGTAATTAGACGTTATCTTGGAGAAGATTTTAGTTTATGA
- the rpoN gene encoding RNA polymerase factor sigma-54, translating to MKGAKLNLGIQTKLGQRLLITPQMKQSLNILQMTVTELSTELTNILQENPVLEIVEKREDTDLSSGEVDQYIENLKKIEWEDFFSDKDDFRYLSSDDDELDYEKFVSRDVSLEEHLIFQLKILGLPEGEEEIGSYIIGNIDENGYLTTTVEEIAKELNVGVEEVEKVLKLIQDFEPSGVGARNLVECISKQLEDMNVVPDDIELIKLIINNHYQLLERKDIKGLSKELDISEEYVEDLLEMIKRTDPKPGLKYYNQIRYIVPDVYVVKKGDEIEIIPNDDSIPSIKINGYYIKMLRDKNLDKDTYEYISEKVKSALWVLKSLNQRKSTIVAVMESIVKFQRDFFFKGFDALKPLRLKDVAEDIGIHESTISRVTSGKYAMTEMGIIEIKTFFVKGFQTDNGNVTTDSVKSMIKSLIDDEDKGKPLSDQKISEILAKKGVNIARRTVAKYREELGIPAAAERKNR from the coding sequence ATGAAAGGTGCAAAGCTCAATCTTGGCATTCAAACTAAATTAGGGCAAAGACTGTTAATCACTCCACAGATGAAGCAGTCGTTAAATATTTTACAGATGACTGTGACAGAGCTAAGTACTGAGCTTACCAATATCCTTCAGGAAAATCCCGTCCTTGAAATTGTGGAAAAAAGGGAAGATACGGATCTTTCTTCAGGGGAAGTGGATCAGTATATTGAAAATCTTAAAAAGATAGAATGGGAAGATTTTTTTTCAGATAAGGATGACTTCAGGTATCTTTCTTCGGATGATGATGAATTAGACTATGAAAAGTTTGTGTCAAGGGATGTTTCTCTTGAAGAGCATCTGATATTTCAGCTTAAGATTCTTGGACTTCCCGAAGGGGAAGAGGAGATTGGATCATATATCATCGGTAATATTGATGAAAATGGTTATCTAACCACAACAGTTGAAGAGATTGCAAAAGAACTGAATGTTGGGGTTGAAGAGGTAGAAAAAGTATTAAAACTTATTCAGGATTTTGAGCCATCCGGAGTTGGTGCCAGGAATTTGGTGGAGTGCATATCAAAGCAACTGGAGGATATGAACGTCGTACCTGATGATATTGAACTTATCAAGCTCATCATAAATAATCATTACCAACTTTTGGAGAGAAAAGATATAAAAGGATTAAGTAAGGAGCTTGACATATCAGAAGAGTATGTGGAGGATCTTCTTGAGATGATAAAAAGGACTGATCCGAAGCCGGGGCTTAAATATTATAACCAGATAAGATATATTGTGCCGGATGTTTACGTAGTTAAAAAAGGTGATGAGATTGAGATTATACCAAACGATGATTCGATCCCATCGATTAAGATAAATGGCTATTATATAAAGATGCTGAGGGATAAAAATCTTGATAAGGATACCTATGAATACATTTCTGAAAAGGTCAAAAGTGCCCTCTGGGTGTTAAAAAGTCTTAATCAAAGGAAATCTACAATTGTGGCTGTGATGGAAAGTATAGTAAAATTTCAGAGGGATTTTTTCTTTAAAGGTTTTGATGCGTTGAAGCCATTAAGACTTAAAGATGTAGCAGAGGATATAGGTATACATGAATCCACAATAAGTAGAGTAACTTCAGGTAAATATGCCATGACAGAGATGGGTATAATTGAGATAAAAACATTTTTTGTGAAAGGTTTTCAGACGGATAATGGAAATGTTACTACAGATTCGGTGAAATCTATGATAAAATCGCTTATCGATGATGAAGATAAGGGTAAACCTTTGAGTGATCAGAAGATTTCAGAAATACTTGCCAAAAAAGGTGTTAATATAGCAAGGAGAACAGTTGCGAAATACAGAGAGGAGTTAGGTATACCTGCTGCGGCAGAAAGAAAAAATAGATAA
- a CDS encoding PTS sugar transporter subunit IIA — MIAVILLTHSSLGLELLKTTEMIIGKQDMVEVLSIHSGTTLSSLVEKLDRIVEKYKDGGVVIATDMFGGSPSNIAMAYLVNEGVEVITGVNLPMLIKIFSDRKSVETPQELCALAAEAAKKSIIIAGEIMKR; from the coding sequence ATGATTGCAGTAATTTTGCTCACTCATAGCAGTCTTGGACTTGAGCTTTTGAAAACTACTGAGATGATCATAGGTAAGCAGGATATGGTGGAGGTTTTATCAATACATAGTGGTACAACGCTTAGTAGCCTTGTGGAAAAGCTTGATCGAATAGTTGAAAAGTATAAAGATGGTGGTGTTGTGATAGCTACAGATATGTTTGGTGGCAGCCCTTCAAATATAGCAATGGCATATCTGGTTAATGAGGGGGTTGAAGTAATAACAGGTGTGAATCTTCCTATGCTGATAAAGATATTTTCAGATAGAAAGAGTGTTGAAACTCCTCAGGAGCTTTGTGCTTTAGCAGCTGAAGCAGCTAAAAAAAGTATCATTATAGCAGGGGAAATAATGAAAAGATGA
- the rapZ gene encoding RNase adapter RapZ → MNNSHLIVLTGYSGAGKSTASKALEDLGYYTVDNMPLSLVEKFVQVVFDYNSEIQKIALVIDARSKDIPKITEVVKFLKSKYYAEVIFLDATEDILVRRYKETRRKHPLGDNLLDSIRLEKKLMEEIKELADIIIDTSSMTVHDLTKLFDEKFREMDSSKMSITIQSFGFKYGIPQDSDMVIDVRFLKNPHFVDELRGKTGLEKDVYDYVFSDERCKLFLKKLKALLEFLIPNYVKEGKKFFTLSIGCTGGKHRSVALTQFIGEYLKKRYDNKVYIKHRDIERG, encoded by the coding sequence ATGAATAATAGCCATCTCATAGTTCTTACAGGTTATTCCGGTGCTGGAAAATCAACTGCTTCGAAGGCTCTTGAAGATCTAGGATATTACACAGTTGACAATATGCCACTTTCACTTGTGGAGAAATTCGTTCAGGTGGTATTTGATTACAACTCTGAGATTCAGAAAATTGCACTTGTCATTGATGCAAGAAGCAAAGATATCCCAAAGATTACAGAGGTGGTAAAATTTTTAAAATCTAAGTACTACGCTGAGGTTATATTTCTGGATGCTACCGAAGATATACTTGTTCGAAGGTATAAGGAGACGAGGAGAAAGCATCCTTTGGGTGACAATCTCCTAGATTCTATAAGACTTGAAAAAAAACTCATGGAAGAGATAAAGGAGTTGGCTGATATTATAATAGATACTTCATCCATGACGGTACATGATCTTACAAAACTTTTTGACGAAAAATTTAGAGAGATGGATAGCTCTAAAATGTCAATTACCATCCAATCTTTTGGTTTTAAATATGGAATTCCCCAAGATTCAGATATGGTTATTGATGTTAGATTTTTGAAAAATCCCCATTTTGTTGATGAATTGAGGGGGAAAACAGGATTGGAAAAGGATGTGTATGATTATGTTTTTTCTGATGAAAGATGTAAGCTATTCTTAAAAAAGCTTAAGGCTCTTTTGGAGTTTTTGATACCGAATTACGTGAAAGAAGGTAAGAAATTTTTTACACTTTCCATAGGCTGTACTGGGGGGAAACATAGATCTGTTGCACTTACACAATTTATTGGGGAGTATTTAAAGAAGCGGTACGATAACAAGGTTTACATCAAACATAGAGATATAGAAAGGGGATAA
- a CDS encoding PTS sugar transporter subunit IIA has protein sequence MQKIFDDPKTILVIEEDFEKNQLIRKVVEYAHAINIVEDIEAAYNAVIKRESMGSTAIGDGVAIPHAKLPFVVGINIIFCYLPNGVDFDAVDHNKVRYLFLILSQEKETTLHLKALAAISKLIKNTGFINQLSGEMELIRIHSILKECWGRCCEKDTGTGTSL, from the coding sequence ATGCAGAAAATATTTGATGATCCAAAAACGATTTTAGTAATAGAAGAGGATTTTGAGAAAAATCAATTAATACGAAAAGTTGTGGAGTATGCACACGCTATAAATATTGTTGAGGATATCGAAGCTGCTTATAATGCTGTAATAAAAAGAGAATCTATGGGTAGTACGGCTATTGGTGATGGGGTGGCAATACCCCACGCCAAATTGCCTTTTGTTGTGGGGATAAATATAATATTTTGCTATCTCCCTAATGGTGTTGATTTCGATGCTGTGGATCATAATAAAGTTAGATACCTTTTTCTGATATTAAGTCAGGAAAAAGAGACAACCCTTCATCTGAAGGCTCTGGCAGCAATTTCGAAGCTGATAAAAAATACCGGTTTTATAAATCAGTTAAGCGGTGAAATGGAATTAATTAGGATACATTCTATTTTAAAAGAATGTTGGGGCAGGTGCTGTGAAAAAGATACAGGTACAGGAACTTCTCTCTGA
- a CDS encoding KdsC family phosphatase, producing the protein MNIRLLIMDVDGVLTDGKITYTSSGEEIKSFHVRDGLGIKLAKKAGIELAIISARFSKITELRAKELGIDIVYQGHFEKLDIYEEIKKKLDLADDKISFIGDDLNDIPILKRVGLPATVSDAPDVVKRFAQIVTPQMGGQGAVRHLIEIILKRNNKWEEIVSTYSI; encoded by the coding sequence ATGAATATAAGATTGCTTATAATGGATGTGGATGGAGTCTTGACGGATGGTAAAATTACTTACACCTCTTCCGGTGAAGAGATAAAGTCTTTTCACGTAAGAGATGGTCTTGGGATAAAGCTTGCTAAAAAAGCTGGTATTGAGCTTGCCATAATATCCGCCCGTTTTTCTAAGATTACAGAGCTGAGGGCTAAAGAGCTGGGTATAGATATAGTTTATCAGGGACATTTTGAAAAGCTTGACATTTATGAAGAAATCAAGAAAAAACTGGATCTCGCCGATGACAAAATATCTTTCATCGGTGATGATCTAAACGATATACCGATTTTAAAACGAGTTGGCCTTCCGGCAACCGTATCGGATGCACCGGATGTGGTAAAAAGATTTGCCCAGATTGTGACCCCTCAGATGGGAGGGCAGGGGGCGGTAAGGCATCTAATAGAAATAATTTTAAAGAGAAATAATAAGTGGGAAGAAATAGTAAGTACTTATTCTATATAG